From Terriglobales bacterium, a single genomic window includes:
- a CDS encoding GAF domain-containing protein, translated as MEKLAILYDASQAVLSTFDLDEVLQRILAIVRDQFRLENGAIYLLDPETRELKLRSSFGRPEEMVAAPVPAGSGLTGAAAKLRRPVYAPDVSREPRYIPVFAATRSELAIPLMVRDNVVGVLDFQSEHSNFFSDETVDLLTLFSTQASIAIENARLHSLEQRRAAQLETINALAKQTASVLDLKELLPKVCALVLESFPVVSSCAARR; from the coding sequence ATGGAAAAGCTTGCCATCCTTTACGACGCCAGCCAGGCGGTGCTCTCCACCTTCGATCTGGACGAGGTGCTACAACGCATCCTGGCCATCGTGCGCGACCAGTTCCGCCTGGAGAACGGCGCCATCTACCTGCTCGACCCCGAGACCCGGGAACTCAAGCTGCGCAGCAGCTTCGGTCGGCCCGAGGAGATGGTAGCCGCCCCCGTCCCCGCGGGCAGCGGACTGACGGGCGCGGCGGCCAAGCTGCGCCGTCCCGTCTATGCACCCGATGTCAGCCGGGAGCCGCGCTACATTCCCGTCTTCGCCGCCACCCGCTCCGAGCTGGCCATCCCGCTGATGGTGCGCGACAACGTGGTGGGCGTGCTCGACTTCCAGAGCGAGCATTCCAACTTTTTCAGCGACGAGACGGTGGACCTGCTGACGCTGTTCTCCACCCAGGCCTCCATCGCCATCGAGAACGCCCGGCTGCATTCGCTGGAGCAGCGGCGCGCGGCGCAGCTGGAAACCATCAACGCCCTGGCCAAGCAAACTGCGTCGGTGCTTGACCTGAAGGAGCTGCTGCCCAAGGTCTGTGCCCTGGTGCTGGAGTCGTTCCCGGTGGTTTCCAGCTGCGCCGCGCGCCG